From a region of the Arachis ipaensis cultivar K30076 chromosome B09, Araip1.1, whole genome shotgun sequence genome:
- the LOC107615458 gene encoding uncharacterized protein LOC107615458, which produces MDLIQPNATRFATVYLTLTCLHDDKGPLMTMFTSNAWKTTKVASTPEGIRIQNMVLDSRLWKNIVICLKAAAALITVLRLVDSNEKLAMGFIFESMKKGKKPKKQSRLISVVYEPIWEIIDGRWKSQLHRPLYAAMYYLNPRYHYEPNFMDDDVDIKIGLYSCLKKLVPNQEEREKVGLQLPDFHYARGLFGNETVKSSRKAMLPTEWWNFYGDSCPELRKFAIRVLSLTCSSSGSYKEKKSVASKENE; this is translated from the exons ATGGACTTGATTCAGCCAAATGCCACAAGATTCGCCACTGTCTATTTGACTCTCACTTGTCTTCATGATGATAAAGGACCATTGATGACTATGTTTACTTCTAATGCTTGGAAGACAACTAAGGTTGCATCAACGCCTGAAGGAATAAGAATCCAAAACATGGTTTTGGATAGTAGGCTATGGAAGAATATTGTCATATGCCTCAAGGCTGCTGCTGCTCTCATTACAGTGCTTCGCTTGGTAGATTCAAATGAAAAACTAGCCATGGGTTTCATATTTGAAAGCATGAAAAAAGGTAAAAAGCCAAAGAAACAATCAAGACTAATTTCGGTTGT TTATGAACCTATATGGGAAATTATTGATGGGAGGTGGAAAAGCCAACTGCATAGGCCATTGTATGCTGCTATGTATTATCTTAATCCTCGTTATCACTATGAACCAAATTTCATGGATGATGATGTTGACATTAAGATTGGTTTATATAGTTGTTTGAAAAAATTGGTTCCTAACCAGGAAGAAAGGGAAAAGGTTGGTCTACAACTTCCTGACTTTCATTATGCTAGAGGCCTCTTTGGCAATGAAACTGTAAAGAGTAGTAGAAAGGCCATGCTACCTACTGAGTGGTGGAACTTTTATGGAGATAGTTGTCCAGAACTAAGGAAGTTTGCTATCCGAGTTCTAAGTTTAACTTGTAGTTCATCTG GTTCATACAAAGAGAAGAAATCGGTtgcatcaaaagaaaatgaatga